A genomic segment from Acyrthosiphon pisum isolate AL4f chromosome A3, pea_aphid_22Mar2018_4r6ur, whole genome shotgun sequence encodes:
- the LOC100163053 gene encoding mucin-5AC has product MAGTDTRWLVILCLLSAAQCVPSRVTSQSETDSEDSRRVLGSSVVTSVSVIMDHGNGTKTYFADGQSKNIHKPTDTIIGSPGNLLSPDRYEFYTFDETGDLVKRLMTLDEIHGLIAGADPESVMADASPTYYHDALSSHSSEALMHLPASDLESLDAPAVHKVLESVQNVLKNEMAANSGKPIPSMSSTSLHRPDSASAWSALFPGLIETPDDVAHLSGYLLPSKTTESMDIPLTKKPLSSTKAPLVSMQPQSTTLKLPQSSIKTQVATTTEKVRSTPKYSTVKPEVTTKFTQTQSTTHSTIHSTTQSPTKSTTQSPTQSTTQWTTLKPATTKKPFRPVQSFEKQKPALQKPILMLHSTAKPSIMADSLEINKEMSASISDMLSQVTDNQSSNHKPLQTNDLVEKDSTADYVPEESSPELSYYSPIAMSLSTGGSLKPVTEALTSARKPPITMTYKTSTTDKPFSQKTTPTITATRFAPPKSNVTKPRPYANATTASYMTKPSSINKFNATTVSTTRNNYQYPPSNMSTKYMQKITQTTQAYPNKLIDSFVKVVNKTINNATLSVKKPIDTFWNSTEETKNKFVKEPVKVFQTKVTSNRPNGINRTNVTLSNRIQELKTTAIPNFGYGSSTTTVRSQTEPDKYVSVKVEEWPMTAQHPTAYPSTTPYMSTEKSFFSSNSQPLNSVTDANVIRDLISSFMTKSSTASSVSTSTVSPTTVSAQPTFTASMSTTTPSVVNTITGIPASMISSSVGDLVTTTTTTTTTTTTATTPTTTTPTTTPTTTPTTTTPTTTPTTTTPTTTTPTITTTTETAAVTKLETTTAKVMEAVKTAVEAADTGVTVVTTTAASTSAASTTTIGTTAAQITTGTPISQTAAILAVDSIVSSTGARTTANATEVTFTTPESETQYVPVTHFLPELQLKDRPETESNNSAPGVDLMLKDGINAVASMLQNTQKPAVATGLETEYQEIGERPYEKLSSAEGKQSSTEQASRKQATVKSDYDETTTFAVSENAATQDFYDFTTNSAELITKFPEPNDTIAAESVTTNDTEEVLRNSESGVEMLTVFNVSSTGGPGQVAKLEDLSSETQVFFDTTTPFENRGAVTNPEIGNEESVTTTFTPYIAPVTREVTMSTATMPSTSTTTILPSPTPSVKAAIATAATATVSTTSAAATASAAATASAAVTATTVESEVQNSMTAVSENSTAAATNYTTWSTPATVTLPPAVKSPGPSSNAYRPQMANSASPSTVELHPAPHESMGMEASVAFLGDDVRRFADLCNELSFKMWTAVTGKGQIASRSLVLSPFELTAMLAMVFLGARGSTSGQMNDVLRLDDMVTFNPHQVLRNITHSITNINNPGVATASFVREIYSHKGNGKILEFYKERVQQYYDGHVEEVDFNTIGDVLRRRTNLLVKRQTLGRVVEYLRGSGLSLTPPFAAFSANVFQTSCESASTEGRDGEMYFVVRPSTRQRRLVPVPAAVWRGGFLAGYEPGLDATAVCLGPDSAVSTILVLPGQQGQVAPGDGLARLEQRLIETSYRRGGWSRVLRSLLPRPGLELQVPRFSHRSVLNATAALQKMGLRDVFSDQKADLRGVNGLYDLYLSDMLQVNTFSTCGEDTIGARHHVETYPASPQRMGRAGHESGPGSDHGDGHGSDDESVRDGGRRKRNAEDLPLHSPYSHLPLNLRPRQARLPDVPRLRFDRPFLYLVRHNPTGMIIYLGRFNPRLLP; this is encoded by the exons ATGGCGGGTACCGATACCCGGTGGCTGGTGATCCTGTGTTTGCTCTCTGCAGCGCAATGTGTTCCTTCCAGGGTTACGTCTCAATCGGAAACAGATTCCGAAGATTCAAGAAGAGTTCTTGGTTCAAG tGTGGTAACATCAGTATCTGTGATAATGGATCATGGAAATGGCACCAAAACATATTTTGCTGATGGACAAAGTAAAAACATACATAAACCTACAGATACCATAATCGGTAGTCCTGGTAATTTATTATCACCAGACCGCTATGAGTTTTATACGTTTGACGAAACGGGTGATTTAGTTAAACGGTTAATGACATTGGATGAAATACATGGTTTAATAGCTGGAGCAGATCCAGAATCAGTGATGGCTGACGCTTCCCCTACATATTATCATGATGCACTATCAAGTCATTCATCAGAAGCACTTATGCACTTACCCGCTTCAGATCTCGAATCACTAGATGCACCAGCAGTTCACAAGGTTCTGGAAAGTGTACAAAATGTACTGAAAAATGAAATGGCTGCTAACTCAGGCAAACCCATTCCTTCTATGTCAAGCACATCTTTACATCGCCCTGATTCAGCGTCAGCGTGGTCAGCCTTATTCCCAGGACTAATTGAAACTCCAGATGACGTAGCTCATCTTTCCGGATACTTGCTTCCGTCCAAAACAACTGAGTCAATGGACATTCCATTGACTAAAAAACCATTGTCATCTACTAAGGCACCGTTAGTATCAATGCAACCTCAATCGACGACACTTAAATTGCCACAGTCATCTATAAAAACGCAAGTAGCCACTACAACAGAAAAAGTGAGGTCAACACCGAAATACTCCACTGTCAAACCTGAAGTAACAACAAAATTCACTCAAACACAATCAACAACACACTCAACAATACACTCAACAACACAGTCACCAACAAAGTCAACAACACAGTCACCAACACAGTCAACAACACAGTGGACAACACTTAAACCAGCAACGACTAAAAAACCTTTTAGGCCAGTGCAGTCATTTGAGAAACAAAAGCCAGCACTACAAAAACCTATTTTAATGTTGCATTCAACTGCTAAACCATCTATTATGGCAGATAGTCTTGAGATAAATAAAGAAATGTCAGCTTCTATATCAGATATGCTGTCGCAAGTGACTGACAATCAATCGTCCAACCACAAACCTTTACAGACTAATGATTTAGTAGAAAAAGATAGTACAGCAGATTATGTACCAGAAGAGAGTTCACCAGAATTAAGCTACTACAGTCCAATAGCAATGTCATTGAGCACTGGTGGTTCTTTGAAACCAGTTACCGAAGCTTTGACATCAGCTAGAAAACCTCCAATTACAATGACGTATAAAACTTCAACTACAGATAAGCCATTTTCGCAAAAGACCACCCCTACCATCACAGCAACACGATTTGCACCACCCAAGTCTAATGTGACTAAACCTCGACCATATGCAAATGCTACGACAGCCTCTTATATGACAAAGCcatcatcaattaataaatttaatgcgACTACTGTTTCAACTACGAGAAATAACTACCAGTACCCACCAAGTAACATGTCAACtaaatatatgcaaaaaatTACACAAACCACTCAAGCTTAcccaaataaattaattgacagTTTCGTAAAAGTTGTTAACAAAACGATAAACAATGCAACCCTTAGCGTGAAAAAACCAATAGACACATTTTGGAATTCCACCGAGGAGACGAAAAATAAATTCGTCAAAGAGCCCGTTAAAGTTTTCCAGACTAAAGTCACTTCAAATCGACCAAATGGCATAAATCGAACGAATGTCACTCTGTCAAATCGCATACAAGAATTAAAAACTACGGCAATTCCAAATTTCGGATATGGTTCATCTACAACAACGGTTCGTAGTCAAACAGAACCCGATAAATATGTATCAGTGAAAGTAGAAGAATGGCCAATGACCGCTCAACATCCAACCGCATACCCTTCGACTACTCCATACATGAGTACCGAAAAATCGTTCTTTTCCAGCAACAGTCAGCCACTGAACTCTGTTACAGACGCTAACGTCATTAGAGATTTAATATCGTCTTTTATGACTAAATCGTCAACAGCTTCCAGCGTCTCTACTAGTACCGTATCTCCAACCACTGTTAGCGCTCAACCAACGTTCACTGCCTCCATGTCGACTACAACACCGTCAGTGGTAAATACTATAACTGGAATTCCGGCATCGATGATCTCGTCTTCAGTTGGAGATTTAgtgacaacaacaacaacaacaacaacaactacgACGACTGCAACAACACCTACTACAACAACACCAACTACAACACCAACTACAACACCAACTACAACAACACCAACTACAACACCAACTACAACAACACCGACTACAACAACGCCAACTATAACAACCACAACAGAAACAGCGGCAGTTACGAAATTGGAAACCACAACGGCAAAAGTAATGGAAGCAGTAAAAACCGCTGTGGAAGCTGCAGATACAGGTGTAACTGTAGTGACGACGACTGCGGCTTCAACGAGCGCAGCAAGTACGACGACGATCGGTACGACGGCTGCTCAGATAACAACAGGTACACCGATATCACAGACAGCAGCTATTTTAGCAGTAGATTCGATAGTGTCCAGCACGGGGGCTAGGACCACGGCTAATGCGACCGAGGTCACGTTTACAACACCAGAATCGGAAACTCAGTACGTTCCGGTCACACATTTCCTTCCGGAATTACAACTGAAAGACAGACCAGAAACCGAAAGCAACAACAGTGCGCCCGGCGTAGACCTGATGCTAAAAGATGGTATAAATGCCGTGGCTAGCATGTTGCAAAACACACAAAAGCCGGCGGTGGCGACGGGTCTTGAAACGGAGTACCAAGAAATTGGCGAGCGCCCCTACGAGAAATTGTCTTCGGCTGAGGGAAAACAATCATCCACTGAACAAGCCAGCCGAAAGCAGGCGACGGTTAAGTCGGACTATGACGAGACCACCACATTTGCCGTGTCCGAGAACGCGGCCACGCAGGACTTTTACGACTTCACTACGAATTCAGCAGAGTTGATTACCAAGTTCCCGGAGCCAAACGACACGATTGCTGCAGAATCGGTGACCACCAATGACACAGAAGAGGTGTTGCGCAATTCAGAATCTGGCGTGGAAATGTTGACTGTGTTTAATGTCAGCTCCACTGGTGGTCCCGGGCAAGTGGCCAAACTGGAAGATTTATCATCGGAAACGCAAGTGTTTTTCGACACTACTACGCCATTTGAAAACCGTGGTGCCGTTACCAATCCGGAGATCGGCAACGAAGAATCAGTAACCACAACGTTCACCCCTTATATCGCGCCGGTGACGAGGGAGGTAACAATGTCAACTGCAACCATGCCATCCACATCGACCACCACGATACTACCATCACCGACGCCATCAGTGAAAGCAGCAATagcaacagcagcaacagctACAGTATCAACAAcatcagcagcagcaacagcatcagcagcagcaacagcatcAGCAGCGGTAACAGCCACGACGGTAGAATCTGAAGTCCAAAATTCGATGACGGCAGTATCCGAAAACTCTACGGCGGCCGCGACAAACTACACCACTTGGTCCACGCCAGCCACGGTCACTCTGCCGCCAGCAGTAAAATCGCCTGGACCGTCGTCCAATGCTTATAGACCACAGATGGCCAACAGTGCGTCTCCGTCCACAGTTGAACTGCATCCTGCGCCACACGAGAGTATGGGCATGGAAGCGAGTGTAGCGTTTTTGGGCGATGATGTGCGCCGATTTGCTGACCTTTGTAACGAGTTGTCATTCAAGATGTGGACAGCCGTTACCGGAAAAGGTCAGATAGCCTCTAGAAGTCTGGTACTGTCTCCGTTCGAGCTGACTGCTATGCTGGCCATGGTATTCCTAGGTGCCCGTGGTTCTACTTCCGGTCAAATGAACGACGTGCTTAGGCTTGATGACATGGTCACGTTCAATCCTCACCAAGTGCTCAGAAACATAACGCACTCAATAACCAATATCAACAATCCAGGTGTGGCCACTGCGTCTTTTGTCCGGGAAATCTACAGCCACAAG ggaaATGGAAAAATACTAGAATTCTATAAAGAACGAGTACAGCAGTATTACGATGGACACGTAGAGGAAGTAGACTTCAATACGATAGGAGACGTTTTAAGAAGACGAACAAATTTATTAGTCAAAAGACAAACTTTGGGTCGTGTTGTGGAATATCTTCGTGGTTCTGGGTTGAGTTTGACACCACCATTCGCCGCATTCAGTGCTAACGTATTCcag ACGAGCTGCGAGAGCGCCTCCACCGAGGGCAGGGACGGCGAAATGTACTTCGTGGTGAGGCCGTCGACCAGACAACGGCGCCTGGTGCCAGTGCCCGCGGCCGTGTGGCGCGGTGGATTCCTGGCCGGCTACGAGCCCGGGCTGGACGCAACGGCCGTTTGCCTGGGCCCGGACTCGGCGGTGTCCACCATACTGGTGCTGCCGGGCCAACAGGGCCAGGTGGCCCCGGGCGACGGCCTCGCCCGGTTGGAGCAGCGGCTGATCGAGACGTCGTACCGTCGGGGCGGCTGGTCTCGGGTGCTCCGGAGCCTGTTGCCCAGACCGGGGCTCGAGCTGCAGGTGCCTAGGTTCTCGCATCGATCCGTGCTGAACGCCACGGCCGCCCTGCAGAAGATGGGCCTCCGGGACGTGTTTAGCGACCAGAAGGCCGACCTGCGCGGCGTCAACGGCCTGTACGACCTGTACCTGTCCGACATGTTGCAGGTGAACACGTTCAGCACGTGCGGCGAGGACACCATCGGCGCCCGGCACCACGTGGAGACGTACCCGGCGTCGCCGCAGCGGATGGGCCGTGCCGGCCACGAGAGCGGCCCGGGCAGCGACCACGGCGACGGCCACGGGAGCGACGACGAGAGCGTCCGCGACGGTGGTCGCCGGAAGCGCAACGCCGAAGACCTGCCGCTGCACAGCCCGTACTCGCATTTGCCGCTCAACCTGCGGCCCAGACAGGCGCGGCTCCCGGACGTGCCGAGGCTCCGGTTCGACAGGCCGTTCCTTTACCTGGTCAGGCACAATCCCACAGGGATGATCATCTACCTGGGTAGGTTTAACCCGAGGCTGTTGCCGTGA